One Halorientalis litorea DNA segment encodes these proteins:
- a CDS encoding electron transfer flavoprotein subunit alpha/FixB family protein: protein MDIDPTEYDIAELGPKIKDVDDPEELAEMLDAEEAGEDRAPVKTLIEDRIEKVSEEDGAADPSEVDLTEMTVADVANLVRDVEAIETLEDLLERERDGKDRKTAKGQIEDRIESLRETEEGEGEEVVVEDPEAKHPDLDHPTADKQYVKALDGGDYRDMWVYCETQQGSLIDVSKEMLGKARELMDGYNDEYGVPASEASGGSEDESSGEDESVVAVLIGDEVADHAETCIAYGADYVVYLEDDRLSRFRHKPYTEIFCDMARGAGHEYGREDRPAEEWRDYDEPRYTVFPATNNGRDLSAMVQAELDSGLASDCSDLFIESSEISNPAKTGKPGETVTFRRVLHMKRPDFSGFEYSTILCLDKPGREFHPQGASVIPGSFDVPDPDDQREGEVIEHEMPLDDDWFRVAVTDHDQLEGGVDLSGNEVIVALGRGIGDDPTTGIELGLDLVDQFEEADLGLSRGVITASYQFDGHVEQYVAEERQIGESGQVVEPDVYIAAGISGAVQHKVGMDESDTIVAINTDTDADIREFSDYFVEGDLFEVLPELTESLEAGELDLKAMADGGSVERRSADRPSGQRPREDEASGGRSRSDRGDTNE, encoded by the coding sequence ATGGATATCGACCCGACAGAGTACGACATCGCCGAACTGGGGCCGAAAATCAAAGACGTCGACGACCCCGAGGAGTTGGCCGAGATGCTGGACGCCGAGGAGGCGGGAGAGGACCGCGCACCGGTCAAGACGCTCATCGAGGACCGCATCGAGAAGGTCTCCGAGGAGGACGGAGCGGCGGACCCGAGCGAGGTCGACCTCACCGAGATGACCGTCGCCGACGTGGCGAACCTCGTGCGCGACGTCGAGGCCATCGAGACACTGGAGGACCTGCTCGAACGCGAGAGAGACGGGAAAGACCGCAAGACTGCGAAGGGTCAAATCGAGGACCGCATCGAGAGTCTCCGAGAGACCGAGGAAGGTGAGGGCGAGGAGGTAGTCGTCGAGGACCCCGAGGCGAAGCACCCGGACCTCGACCACCCGACCGCCGACAAGCAGTACGTGAAGGCACTGGACGGCGGCGACTACCGTGACATGTGGGTCTACTGTGAGACACAGCAAGGGTCGCTCATCGACGTGTCCAAGGAGATGCTGGGGAAGGCCCGCGAGTTGATGGATGGGTACAACGACGAGTACGGCGTCCCCGCGAGCGAAGCGAGTGGGGGCTCGGAAGACGAGTCTTCCGGCGAGGACGAGAGCGTCGTGGCAGTCCTCATCGGCGACGAGGTGGCCGACCACGCCGAGACGTGCATCGCCTACGGGGCCGACTACGTGGTGTATCTGGAGGACGACCGACTCTCGCGGTTCCGCCACAAGCCCTACACGGAGATATTCTGCGACATGGCACGCGGCGCGGGCCACGAGTACGGGCGCGAGGACAGACCGGCGGAGGAGTGGCGGGACTACGACGAACCGCGCTACACCGTCTTCCCGGCGACGAACAACGGACGCGACCTCTCGGCGATGGTACAGGCCGAACTGGACTCGGGGCTGGCCTCGGACTGTTCGGACCTGTTCATCGAGAGTTCCGAAATCTCGAACCCGGCGAAGACCGGCAAACCCGGAGAGACCGTCACCTTCCGTCGCGTGCTACACATGAAGCGGCCCGACTTCTCCGGGTTCGAGTACTCGACCATCCTCTGTCTGGACAAACCCGGGCGGGAGTTCCACCCGCAGGGTGCGTCCGTGATTCCCGGCAGTTTCGACGTGCCGGATCCGGACGACCAGCGGGAGGGCGAGGTAATCGAACACGAGATGCCACTCGACGACGACTGGTTCCGCGTCGCGGTCACCGACCACGACCAACTGGAGGGCGGCGTCGACCTCTCGGGTAACGAGGTAATCGTCGCACTCGGCCGCGGCATCGGGGACGACCCGACCACCGGTATCGAACTCGGACTCGACCTCGTCGACCAGTTCGAAGAGGCCGACCTCGGCCTCTCGCGTGGCGTCATCACGGCCTCCTACCAGTTCGACGGCCACGTCGAGCAGTACGTGGCCGAGGAGCGGCAGATCGGCGAGTCCGGGCAAGTCGTGGAACCGGACGTGTACATCGCGGCGGGCATCTCCGGCGCGGTCCAGCACAAGGTCGGGATGGACGAGTCGGACACCATCGTCGCCATCAACACCGACACCGATGCGGACATTCGGGAGTTCTCGGACTACTTCGTAGAGGGCGACCTCTTCGAGGTACTCCCGGAGTTGACCGAGTCGCTGGAGGCGGGCGAACTGGACCTGAAGGCGATGGCGGACGGGGGGAGCGTGGAACGGAGGTCCGCGGACAGGCCGAGCGGGCAACGCCCGCGAGAAGACGAGGCGAGCGGAGGGCGTTCGCGGTCGGACAGAGGTGACACCAATGAGTGA
- a CDS encoding FAD-dependent monooxygenase, translating into MSDTDEYEHYEAVVVGAGPGGAAAAAALANSGVETLVLERGTESGSKNVSGGLIYAEESAPHTIDDFFPAFREEASERPVTEYYLHNIAGRQVKTVDMTDLHEHDTAWSDAVLRRHMDSWLEERVHELTRKTGGGLLTGVRVNGLLRDHGEIVGVTCDELDPITADTIVAADGVNSELARDAGLMDWEEPDEWFQGVKAVVDVPADAIDERFGVGPDEGAAHLFSGNLFEGVRGGGFLYTNEESLSIGTVFHLDSLVAEEAEPHELLDGLLTHPLLAQWLGDEYEELEYGAKLVPDSKKVANPSPHRGRLLLVGDAAGQMQAQGPIIKGMNHAVTAGALAGEAVAEARVENQPASAGERYEQKLHEEGVMRKLRPTRYRAVSAVAENGPVTAAADAVLGSAVGRVGMKLADKAGLLDWGFNSPFVVGMLPDTGTPYVTMPTAIAEALGTRVTDESEIEPPELADRIGDLTYDVGDPHIDLVDNSFEASGAAVAACPVSAKDFGGGCYRDERVKTNGHEEHLVSLDTQPCVECGTCAVVAETDWEHPAGGKGVEFKQG; encoded by the coding sequence ATGAGTGACACAGACGAGTACGAACACTACGAGGCAGTCGTCGTCGGTGCCGGGCCGGGCGGTGCGGCGGCGGCCGCGGCACTGGCCAACAGCGGCGTCGAGACGCTGGTGTTGGAGCGGGGCACCGAATCCGGGTCGAAGAACGTCAGCGGCGGACTCATCTACGCCGAGGAGTCCGCGCCACACACCATCGACGACTTCTTCCCGGCGTTCCGCGAGGAGGCCAGCGAGCGGCCGGTCACGGAGTACTACCTCCACAACATCGCCGGGCGGCAGGTCAAGACCGTCGACATGACCGACCTCCACGAACACGATACGGCGTGGTCGGACGCCGTCCTGCGGCGACACATGGACTCGTGGCTCGAAGAGCGCGTCCACGAACTGACGAGAAAGACGGGCGGCGGCCTGCTGACCGGCGTGCGCGTGAACGGCCTCCTCCGGGACCACGGCGAGATAGTCGGCGTGACCTGCGACGAACTGGACCCCATCACGGCCGACACCATCGTCGCCGCCGACGGCGTGAACTCCGAACTCGCCCGCGACGCGGGCTTGATGGACTGGGAGGAACCGGACGAGTGGTTCCAAGGCGTCAAAGCAGTCGTGGACGTGCCGGCGGACGCCATCGACGAGCGGTTCGGCGTCGGCCCGGACGAGGGTGCCGCACACCTGTTCTCTGGGAACCTCTTCGAGGGCGTCCGCGGCGGGGGGTTCCTCTACACGAACGAGGAGTCACTGTCCATCGGGACCGTCTTCCACCTCGACTCGCTGGTGGCGGAGGAAGCCGAACCACACGAACTGCTCGACGGCCTCCTGACGCACCCTCTGCTCGCGCAGTGGCTCGGAGACGAGTACGAGGAGTTGGAGTACGGGGCCAAACTCGTTCCCGACTCGAAGAAGGTGGCAAACCCCTCGCCACATCGGGGCCGTCTCCTACTGGTCGGTGACGCCGCCGGACAGATGCAGGCTCAAGGCCCGATTATCAAGGGGATGAACCACGCCGTCACTGCGGGCGCGCTGGCCGGGGAAGCCGTCGCGGAGGCTCGTGTCGAGAACCAGCCGGCAAGCGCGGGCGAGCGATACGAGCAGAAACTCCACGAGGAGGGCGTGATGCGAAAACTCCGTCCGACCCGCTACCGGGCGGTCAGTGCCGTCGCCGAGAACGGGCCGGTGACGGCGGCGGCGGACGCCGTGCTCGGGTCGGCCGTCGGCCGGGTGGGGATGAAACTCGCCGACAAGGCGGGCCTGCTCGACTGGGGGTTCAACTCGCCGTTCGTGGTCGGGATGCTCCCCGACACGGGGACGCCGTACGTGACGATGCCGACGGCCATCGCGGAGGCACTCGGCACGCGCGTCACCGACGAGAGCGAGATAGAGCCGCCGGAGTTGGCCGACCGCATCGGCGACCTGACTTACGACGTAGGCGACCCGCACATCGACCTGGTCGACAACTCCTTCGAGGCGAGCGGGGCGGCCGTCGCGGCCTGCCCGGTCAGCGCGAAGGACTTCGGCGGCGGCTGTTACCGCGACGAGCGGGTGAAGACCAACGGCCACGAGGAGCACCTCGTCAGCCTCGACACACAGCCCTGCGTGGAGTGCGGGACCTGTGCCGTCGTCGCCGAGACGGACTGGGAACACCCCGCCGGCGGGAAAGGTGTCGAGTTCAAGCAGGGCTGA
- a CDS encoding GNAT family N-acetyltransferase, with protein sequence MGMTESLQFEHRGRKDVYEFVESHGEVRPDRARDALSMDAREFGHHVAILKRDGLLEETAADHLRIAYDSGVAEEYEEGDVEFTIRQARQEDITGLVGAIRAAVESGTYVVAESVADIIDHEEVLLRHNELESRMFFVACVDDDVVGWVHIRHPEMEKLSHTAELTLGVLEAYRGHGIGSHLMQRGLEWAASQGTEKIYNSVPSTNEGAIAFLKEHDWTEDARREDHYKLDGEYIDEVMMERDL encoded by the coding sequence ATGGGAATGACCGAGAGTCTCCAGTTCGAACACCGCGGGCGGAAAGACGTGTACGAGTTCGTCGAGAGTCACGGCGAGGTTCGGCCGGACAGAGCGCGTGACGCGCTCTCGATGGACGCACGCGAGTTCGGCCACCACGTCGCCATCCTGAAACGCGACGGCCTGCTCGAAGAGACAGCGGCGGACCACCTCAGAATCGCCTACGACAGCGGCGTCGCCGAGGAGTACGAGGAGGGTGACGTCGAGTTCACCATCCGGCAGGCCCGACAGGAGGACATCACCGGACTGGTCGGTGCCATCCGGGCCGCAGTCGAGAGCGGGACGTACGTCGTCGCCGAGAGCGTCGCCGACATCATCGACCACGAGGAGGTACTGCTCCGCCACAACGAACTCGAATCGCGGATGTTCTTCGTCGCCTGCGTCGACGACGACGTGGTCGGCTGGGTCCACATCCGCCACCCGGAGATGGAGAAACTCAGTCACACCGCGGAACTCACGCTCGGCGTCCTCGAAGCCTACCGCGGGCACGGCATCGGGAGCCACCTCATGCAGCGTGGCCTAGAGTGGGCCGCCTCGCAGGGCACCGAGAAGATATACAACAGCGTCCCCTCGACGAACGAGGGTGCCATCGCGTTCCTCAAGGAACACGACTGGACCGAAGACGCCCGCCGCGAGGACCACTACAAACTCGACGGCGAGTACATCGACGAGGTGATGATGGAGCGGGACCTCTAG
- a CDS encoding DUF456 domain-containing protein — protein sequence MTAVLGQDPVTWLALTLALVGVVGSVVPLVPGAVLSLSGLYLYWWGTGYSDPALWVLVLLTLVGLFAVAVDWLAGAISAKASGASTLTTVAAGVAGFALFFVAGPFGILAGVAGVVFLAELSRTDEVRASARTAAYTTLGMLASAVAQVLLTATLFVALLVVVFV from the coding sequence ATGACGGCCGTGCTCGGACAGGACCCCGTGACGTGGCTCGCGCTCACGCTGGCTCTCGTCGGCGTCGTCGGCAGCGTCGTCCCGCTCGTTCCGGGGGCGGTACTGTCGCTGTCGGGACTGTACCTCTACTGGTGGGGGACCGGCTACAGTGACCCCGCGCTGTGGGTGCTGGTGTTGCTCACCCTCGTCGGCTTGTTCGCCGTGGCCGTGGACTGGCTGGCGGGGGCCATCTCCGCGAAGGCGAGCGGCGCGTCGACGCTGACGACGGTGGCCGCGGGCGTCGCCGGGTTCGCCCTCTTTTTCGTCGCCGGACCGTTCGGCATTCTCGCGGGCGTGGCCGGCGTCGTCTTCCTCGCGGAACTGAGCCGGACCGACGAGGTGCGGGCGAGCGCGCGGACGGCGGCCTACACGACGCTGGGGATGCTCGCTTCGGCCGTCGCTCAGGTCCTGCTCACGGCGACGCTGTTCGTCGCGCTGTTGGTCGTCGTGTTCGTCTGA